The following is a genomic window from Caproiciproducens sp. CPB-2.
CGGCGATGACAGCGCCCTTCTTTTTCAGCAGATCACTCAGAGCGCTGTGGCTTGCGGTATTTCCCATTCCGCTCGTAGAAAACACGAAGACCGGTTTGCCGTTCAGGCTGAGCTCCTCCACGGCCTCCATCAGCCCGCTGTAATGTTTTCCGTAGGCGATACCCGCGCCGAATCCGATCATGTCATAATCCGAAAGACTTTTATTTTTGATTCCGTCCGCTTTGCAGAGTTCTGCACCGGCAGTCTCCGCCATAGCGGAGGCGATCTTTGCCGTGTTGCCGTGATGGTAGGAGTCGTAAACAATCAGGCATTTTTTCAAAAAAGATTCCTCCTAAAATAAAATCGGACTGTGCTGTCTCTATGATAGTATGATGAAGGGAGAGATGCAATATTCCGACGATGAAAATCGATATTTTATTTTCGGGCGGTACAAAACCGATACGGACGGCTTTTGGAAGGAAGGCACAATTTTATTGGAGAATTGCAGAAAATATTGGTTATAAACTTGACAAGCTTTATCCAGAATGATACACTGGTTTTAATAAATAAAAACTTCCATTTTATGGAGCGGAGGGGTTTTATCTGCTGATTACAAGGGAAACGGATTATGCGCTGCGCATTCTGCGCGCGGTGTCCCACGGGGAACAGCTTACGGCCGGGGATATCTGCCGGCGGGAACTGCTGCCGCAGCAGTTTGTATATAAAATTCTCAAAAAGCTGGAACGGGCCGGCTTGGTTCAAATCACCCGCGGTGCGGGCGGCGGCTGCCGGCTGGCGGCGGATCTGAAAAAGGTGAGCCTCTACGACCTGACGGAAGTGATGGATGCGGAAAAGCTCATCAGCGCTTGTATGCAGCCCGGGTTTCAGTGCGCGTGGCAGCAGAAATGCAGCGCTCCTTGTACGGTTCATCGGCAGCTTTCCCGGATTCAGGGCATTCTGGACGCGGAGCTGCGTGCGGTCAGTCTTCACCAGATGCTGTTTCAGGCGGATTGAAAATACTTCGGCATAGCCGGTGTTTTTTTGCGGCCAAACTGGATAAGATTTATCAAGTATATTGCTGCCTGAGCGGAGGCCGGTTTTCCCGGTCTGCCGCGTTTCCTTACGATTCTGTTTTATAAATTTCTTATGGAATTCATAAAATGAAATATAACTGGTTATTAAAGGGAGGAATCAATATGTCTTTTAAAACAACGGAAGACCACGAGGCTCTCCGTGCGAAGGTCCGGGAGTTTGCCGAGGCGGAGGTGAAGCCGCTGGCGTTCCTGCTGGACAAGGAGAATGAATTTCCCGCGGACATTGTGACAAAAATGGGGCAAATGGGGCTGATGGGAATCCCCTACCCGAAGGAGTACGGCGGCGCGGGGCTGGACATGGTCAGCTATGCCGTTGCCGTGGAGGAGCTGGCCCGGGTGGACGGCGGAACCGGCGTCATCCTCTCCGCGCACACCTCGCTCGGGTCCTGGCCGATCTTTGCCTACGGCACGGAAGAACAGAAACAGAAATACCTGATTCCGCTGGCCAAAGGCGAAAAGCTGGGTGCTTTCGGCCTGACCGAGCAGAACGCGGGCAGCGACGCGAGCGGAACGGAAACCACCGCCGTGCTGGACGGCGACCATTACGTTTTGAACGGCGGCAAGATTTTTATCACCAACGCCGACAAGGCGGATACCTATGTGGTGTTTGCCGTCACCACTCCGGACATCGGCACGCACGGAATCAGCGCGTTCATTGTGGAAAAGGGCTGGGAAGGCTTTACCTTCGGCGACCACTACGACAAAATGGGCATCCGTTCCTCCTCCACCGCGGAGCTGATTTTCAACGACGTGAAGGTCCCCTGTGAAAATCTTCTCGGAAAAGAGGGCGAAGGCTTCAAAATCGCCATGTCCACGCTGGACGGCGGCCGAATCGGGATCGCCGCGCAGGCGCTGGGCATTGCGCAGGGCGCCTACGAAAGCGCGCTGGAGTATTCCAAGGAGCGTGTCCAGTTCGGCAGGCCCATCTGTCAGCAGCAGATCATCTCCTTTAAGCTGGCGGATATGGCGACCAAGCTTCGCGCGGCCCGTTTTCTGGTCTACAGTGCCGCCGAGCTGAAAGAAAATCACGAGCCCTACGGCATGGAGTCCGCCATGGCAAAACAGTACGCTTCCGATGTCTGTCTGGAAATCGTCAACGACGCCCTTCAGATTTTCGGCGGCAACGGATACCTCAAGGGCATGGAAGTGGAGCGCGCCTACCGCGACGCCAAAATCTGCACCATTTATGAAGGCACCAACGAGATTCAGAGGGTGGTCATCGCTTCCCACATTATCGGAAAAATGCCAAAGGACGCGGTTCCGTCCGGTGCCCAGCATGGACCCGTTACCGGCGTGCGCAAGAAGATGATCCTCAAGGAGGGCGCCGCCGGAGAGCGGGTGAACGCACTGGTGGAGGCTCTGAAAGCGGACGGCTACGACTTTACCGTCGGCATCGACATCGACACTCCCATCACCCAGGCGGAGCGGGTGGTCAGCGCCGGAAAGGGCATCGGGGAAAAGGAAAATATGGCATTGGTCAGGGCCCTTGCCGTTCAGGCCGGCGCGGCGCTCGGTTCCTCCCGTCCGGTGGCGGAAACGCTGAAATATGTGCCGCTGAACCGCTATGTGGGAATGTCGGGCCAGAAATTCAACGGCAATTTGTACATAGCCTGCGGTATTTCCGGAGCGGGCCAGCATCTGAAAGGCATCAAGGACGCCACCACCATTGTTGCCATCAACAACAACCCCAACGCGCCAATTTTCAAAAACTGCGACTACGGCATTGTGGGCGACGTGCTGGAAATCCTCCCGCTGCTCACCGCCGCGCTGGACAACGGGGAGGCCAAAAAGCCCGCGCCTCCCATGAAGAAAATGAAACGGGCCGTTGTGAAGAAAGTAAAGCCCTCCTGGCACACCTATGTCTGCAACGGCTGCGGTTACGAATATGACCCCGCGGTGGGCGACCCGGAAAACGATATCCGTCCCGGCACCCTGTTCGACGCGCTCCCGGAAGAATGGATCTGCCCGGAGTGCGGTGAGGAAAAAGACCAGTTTATTGAGGTCTGACCCGGTATGGAAGCCGGAAAACAATGATTTCGTATCAAGGAGGATTGAATCATGCATTGTGTCAGAAAAGTAACGGAAAATCTTTATTGGGTCGGAGGCAACGACCGCCGGCTTGCCCTTTTTGAGAATATTCATCCGATTCCGCGCGGCGTTTCCTACAACTCGTATCTGCTTCTGGATAAGCAGGCGGTTCTGTTCGATACGGTGGACTGGTCGGCCTGCCGCCAGTTTTTGGAGAATGTGGAGTATCTTCTGGACGGAAGGCCGCTCGATTATCTGGTGATCAACCACATGGAGCCCGACCACGGTGCGTCCATAGAGGAAATCCTGCTGCGCTACCCCAAGGCAAAAATTATCAGCACGGAAAAAGCTTTCATGCTTATGCGTCAGTTCGGTTTCCATATCGACGGCCGCATGGAGGAAGTGAAGGAGGGCGACACAAGATCCTTCGGGAAACATGTGGTGACCTTCGTGTCCGCGCCGATGGTGCACTGGCCGGAGGCGATGGTGACCTTCGACACGACCAACGGAGTGCTTTTCTCCGCGGACGCCTTTGGTTCCTTCGGCGCTCTGGACGGAAAGCTCTTTAACGACGAGGTGAATTTCGACCGCGACTGGATCGACGACGCCCGCAGATACTACACCAACATTGTCGGAAAGTACGGGCCGCATGTGCAGGCGCTTCTGAAAAAGGCGGGCGGGATCGACATCAAGATCATCTGTCCGCTGCACGGGCCGGTCTGGCGCACCGATCTGGGATATTTTCTCGATAAATACGCTCACTGGAGCAGCTACGAGCCGGAAGAGCAGGGCATCATGATTGTTTACGCCACCATGTACGGAAATACCGAAAGCGCCGCGGGCGCACTCGCGACCAGGCTGGCGGAAAAAGGGATGACCAATGTCGTGATGTACGACGTGTCCAAAACCCATGTGTCCTACCTGATTTCGGAAGCCTTCCGCCTCAGTCATATTGTGCTGGCCTCCGTTACCTATAATCTGGGGATTTACCCGCCGATGCACAATTTTCTGATGGATATGAAGGCGCTCAATCTTCAGAAACGCACCGTCGCGATTGTGGAAAACGGCTCCTGGGCGTGCAAGTCCGGGACCCTGATGCGTGAATTCCTCGAAAATGAGATGAAGGATATCAACGTGCTGGATGAGAAGCTGACGCTGAATTCCGCCATGAACGAGGATAACCTGCCGGAAATGGACGCCCTTGCCGACAGCCTGATCGCGTCTATGAAGCGATAACCCAAACAGAATCCGTCTGCCGTCCTTGCGAAAAACTGCCGGAGTTTGACTCCGGTGGTTTTTTCGTGTCCCGGGGCGGCGGAATTCAGGCGGTACAGCCTCCCTACGGCCTTGGCAGCGCTTTTTTCGGCTGACGGCCGGAACGATCTTCCCATCTTTTCGGGATCACATCTTCCCCTGCCCTTGCAATCATTGGATTTATGATATAAAGTTTATAGCATAATATTATTTTACAATTGTCTGCCCGTGCGCACATTTCTTTGTAGATACATGGGGAAAGAGGGTATTGTGGTGAAATTAATCCTGAAAAACCGCTTGTTTAAAATGGTGGCCTGTGATCCTTCCGGCCAACCGCTCTATCAGATCAGGAGCCGCCCTTTCAGCCCTCAAAAAGTAATCGCGGCCAATCATCATGGAATTTTGTACTACACCGACATTATCGGGTCGGAAGCTTCTTCCGCATCCGCTGACGAACCTGCTTCCCACCGGTATATCGTCTGCCGCGGCTCCAGAGAAGCGGAACCGGTGATAACAGCCGCCATAGGCTATGAAGTGTCCTCCGGCAGGAAAGACGTGCGGCATTTTCCCTATAAGCTGCCGCGGGCGGAGCGCCTGAATATTCAGATAAAAGACCCCGGACAGTCCGGCGTGACAATCCGTATGGAACGGGACGGCTCCTGCCGGATTTACAACCGGCAGAATCAGACGGTGGGGACTTTGTCGGGGTACCGTCCCTTTCAGGGATATGCGCTTGAGAGCAGCTCCATAGCGGATGGCGGTCTGCTGTGCGCGCTGTTTGTCCTGACCCGCTATATGGCTAAGGAAAATGAACTGATTGTGGTCTGACGTTTCTTTTTCACTGAAATCCCTTCAGAAATTTCTCCGTTGTTATAAAAAGCTGTCGCTTTCGGGCGATGGCTTTTTTGATTGGAAAAAGTTTTTCTTCGTTCTGCGGGATACGGAAGCACGTGACTGCGCAAAAAACTGTATGGGAAATAGTAACCGAAACAATTCTTTGCACAAATCGCGCTTTTCGCCATGAATGCTTTTGGTAATAGTCAATATGAACAATATATGTTAAGATACATGCAATAAAATGTTTAAACTAATAAACTTACAAAAAGGCAGAGCCTTGGAAGGAGAAAACAATGTATCAGAAAGAGATCGTCATCAATAATAAAACGGGGCTTCATGCGCGTCCGGCGTCGGAATTGGTGGAATTTTGCAAAAATATTAAAAGCGACATCATTCTGAAAAAGGGCACCGAAGAAATCAATGCAAAAAGTATTTTAAGTATTTTGAGCGGAGGAGTGTATCAGGGAACAAAACTTGTGGTACAAGTAAATGGTACGGATGAGCAGACGGCGGGCCCGCAGGTCATTCATTTTTTACAAAATCTTTCCGACTGAGGCCGGAAGACGGGAGGCACAAATGGAACTTAAGAGCAGGCAGATTTATATTTTACGCGTCCTGCTGACGACGAAACAAGGTGTTGCACCCGAAAAATTTCTGGAAAAGCTGGGCGTAGGCAAACGCACCATGTATTACGATCTGGAAAAAATCAATGATTGGTTAAAGTACTACGGACTGGGAAAGGTAGTCATTTCCGGGCGGACCATCCTTGCGGAAGTGCCGGACGCGTCGGCTCTGGACCAGCGGCTGCGGGAAAGTACGACCTATTTCTTTTCGGTGGAAGAGCGGCGCGCAATGGAAGTGGTCCATATTTCGCTTTCCAGCACCAACATTACCATCAATTGCCTGATGGAGCTGTTTGGGGTCAGCAAAAACACCGTTCTCAGCGATATCAGGGAAGTGCGCGCCGTGCTGGAAGGATGGGGCCTGACCCTGAACAGTACCATTAAATCCGGTTATCTGATTTCTGGTGAAGAAATGACCATCCGGAAAATGCTGGGGGAACAGTTTCAAATGCTGTCCAGCCCGG
Proteins encoded in this region:
- a CDS encoding acyl-CoA dehydrogenase family protein, which produces MSFKTTEDHEALRAKVREFAEAEVKPLAFLLDKENEFPADIVTKMGQMGLMGIPYPKEYGGAGLDMVSYAVAVEELARVDGGTGVILSAHTSLGSWPIFAYGTEEQKQKYLIPLAKGEKLGAFGLTEQNAGSDASGTETTAVLDGDHYVLNGGKIFITNADKADTYVVFAVTTPDIGTHGISAFIVEKGWEGFTFGDHYDKMGIRSSSTAELIFNDVKVPCENLLGKEGEGFKIAMSTLDGGRIGIAAQALGIAQGAYESALEYSKERVQFGRPICQQQIISFKLADMATKLRAARFLVYSAAELKENHEPYGMESAMAKQYASDVCLEIVNDALQIFGGNGYLKGMEVERAYRDAKICTIYEGTNEIQRVVIASHIIGKMPKDAVPSGAQHGPVTGVRKKMILKEGAAGERVNALVEALKADGYDFTVGIDIDTPITQAERVVSAGKGIGEKENMALVRALAVQAGAALGSSRPVAETLKYVPLNRYVGMSGQKFNGNLYIACGISGAGQHLKGIKDATTIVAINNNPNAPIFKNCDYGIVGDVLEILPLLTAALDNGEAKKPAPPMKKMKRAVVKKVKPSWHTYVCNGCGYEYDPAVGDPENDIRPGTLFDALPEEWICPECGEEKDQFIEV
- a CDS encoding FprA family A-type flavoprotein gives rise to the protein MHCVRKVTENLYWVGGNDRRLALFENIHPIPRGVSYNSYLLLDKQAVLFDTVDWSACRQFLENVEYLLDGRPLDYLVINHMEPDHGASIEEILLRYPKAKIISTEKAFMLMRQFGFHIDGRMEEVKEGDTRSFGKHVVTFVSAPMVHWPEAMVTFDTTNGVLFSADAFGSFGALDGKLFNDEVNFDRDWIDDARRYYTNIVGKYGPHVQALLKKAGGIDIKIICPLHGPVWRTDLGYFLDKYAHWSSYEPEEQGIMIVYATMYGNTESAAGALATRLAEKGMTNVVMYDVSKTHVSYLISEAFRLSHIVLASVTYNLGIYPPMHNFLMDMKALNLQKRTVAIVENGSWACKSGTLMREFLENEMKDINVLDEKLTLNSAMNEDNLPEMDALADSLIASMKR
- a CDS encoding flavodoxin family protein: MKKCLIVYDSYHHGNTAKIASAMAETAGAELCKADGIKNKSLSDYDMIGFGAGIAYGKHYSGLMEAVEELSLNGKPVFVFSTSGMGNTASHSALSDLLKKKGAVIAGDFACKGFDTYGPFKLVGGISKGHPNDADLEAANQFILEMVK
- a CDS encoding HPr family phosphocarrier protein, with product MYQKEIVINNKTGLHARPASELVEFCKNIKSDIILKKGTEEINAKSILSILSGGVYQGTKLVVQVNGTDEQTAGPQVIHFLQNLSD
- a CDS encoding RrF2 family transcriptional regulator, which gives rise to MTRETDYALRILRAVSHGEQLTAGDICRRELLPQQFVYKILKKLERAGLVQITRGAGGGCRLAADLKKVSLYDLTEVMDAEKLISACMQPGFQCAWQQKCSAPCTVHRQLSRIQGILDAELRAVSLHQMLFQAD